A single region of the Vicia villosa cultivar HV-30 ecotype Madison, WI linkage group LG4, Vvil1.0, whole genome shotgun sequence genome encodes:
- the LOC131595625 gene encoding chaperone protein dnaJ 6-like, which translates to MGKNKKKRSRVSVSDDDEEIESDNNNDSNQNQNSLYQVLGVESTATQQEIKKAYHKLALRLHPDKNPGDEEAKAKFQQLQSVISILGDEQKRAMYDQTGSIEHADLAGDVVQNLHEYFRTMYKKVTEADIEEFEANYRGSDSEKSDLINLYKECKGNMSRLFCSMLCSDPKLDSHRFKDIIDEAIASGELKEKKAYKKWAKKISETKPPTSPLRRREKANKKPETDLYAIISKRQNERKGQLDSMFSSLISKYGGDHVPEPSEEEFEATRRKIESRREMESRRSSKKAKQK; encoded by the exons ATGGGGAAGAACAAGAAGAAGAGAAGTAGGGTTTCCGTCTCCGACGACGACGAAGAAATCGAATCCGATAACAACAACGATTCCAATCAGAACCAAAACTCACTCTACCAG GTTCTCGGCGTGGAGAGTACAGCGACGCAACAGGAAATAAAGAAGGCGTATCACAAATTGGCGTTGAGGCTTCATCCTGATAAGAACCCTGGTGATGAG GAAGCTAAAGCTAAGTTTCAGCAATTGCAAAGTGTTATCTCAATTCTTGGAGATGAACAAAAACGGGCGATGTATGACCAGACTGGTTCTATTGAACATGCT GACCTTGCTGGAGATGTCGTTCAGAATCTTCACGAGTATTTCAGAACAATGTACAAGAAG GTCACTGAAGCTGATATTGAGGAGTTTGAAGCAAACTATAGGGGATCCGACTCTGAGAAAAGTGATTTGATTAATCTCTACAAGGAATGCAAGGGTAATATGAGCAG GTTATTCTGTTCAATGCTTTGTTCAGATCCTAAACTCGACTCACACCGGTTCAAGGATATTATTGATGAGGCCATAGCTTCTG GAGAATTAAAGGAAAAGAAAGCATACAAAAAATGGGCAAAGAAAATATCAGAAACCAAGCCACCAACTAGTCCTTTAAGAAGGAGGGAAAA AGCAAATAAGAAACCAGAAACAGATTTGTATGCCATCATATCAAAACGACAAAATGAGAGGAAAGGCCAGCTTGACTCTATGTTCTCGTCTTTAATTTCAAAATATGGTGGAGACCACGTGCCAGAACCGTCTGAAGAGGAATTTGAAGCTACACGAAGAAAGATCGAAAGCCGGAGAGAAATGGAAAGCCGAAGATCCTCaaaaaaggcaaagcaaaaataA